In Sporichthya polymorpha DSM 43042, a genomic segment contains:
- a CDS encoding potassium channel family protein — MGDRRKDAVVVVGLGRFGGALALELVREGTEVLAIDSRRDIVQRMAGRLTHVVAADSTDLEALRELGVQEFRRAVVAIGSDMEASILTTSLLVELGIPDIWAKAMTGQHGKILERVGAHHVVFPEHEMGQRVAHTVQGTMLDYIEMDADFAMIKMVAPKSLVGIPLNASPLRKKYRLTVVAVKHAGGDEDFTYATAETVLQAGDVIYVFGRTEQIEKFNSEIS; from the coding sequence TTGGGTGACCGACGCAAGGACGCGGTGGTGGTCGTCGGCCTCGGCCGGTTCGGCGGCGCACTCGCGCTCGAACTGGTGCGCGAGGGTACCGAGGTCCTCGCCATCGACAGCCGCCGAGACATCGTCCAGCGCATGGCGGGCCGGCTCACGCACGTCGTCGCCGCGGACTCCACCGATCTCGAGGCGCTCCGCGAGCTCGGCGTGCAGGAGTTCCGCCGCGCCGTCGTCGCGATCGGCAGCGACATGGAGGCGAGCATCCTCACGACGTCCCTGCTGGTCGAGCTCGGCATCCCCGACATCTGGGCCAAGGCGATGACCGGTCAGCACGGGAAGATCCTCGAGCGCGTCGGAGCCCACCACGTCGTCTTCCCCGAGCACGAGATGGGCCAGCGCGTCGCCCACACCGTCCAGGGCACGATGCTCGACTACATCGAGATGGACGCGGACTTCGCGATGATCAAGATGGTCGCGCCCAAGTCCCTCGTCGGGATTCCGCTGAACGCCTCCCCGCTGCGGAAGAAGTACCGGCTGACGGTCGTCGCCGTGAAGCACGCCGGCGGGGACGAGGACTTCACCTACGCCACCGCCGAGACCGTCCTCCAGGCCGGCGACGTCATCTACGTCTTCGGTCGCACCGAGCAGATCGAGAAGTTCAACTCCGAGATCAGCTGA
- a CDS encoding TetR/AcrR family transcriptional regulator: MAPLQPRRKAQPRREALLNAAVEVVGTHGLAGTTHRTVTEAAGVPLATASYYFSSIGELVAEALQTFVQRRAAEMASMDLGELHGVLTPGDIAGWYAAKVMELDVPHRLAFYEVLVNAPRSPELAGPAREALATYQQATEAGLAAVGAPADPRQSRAFVALAVGFGLLHLVDPGDDDADQLVEGIRDLFLGQERSAADPEGVAERLATPAQAPADR; the protein is encoded by the coding sequence ATGGCTCCCCTCCAGCCCCGCCGGAAGGCGCAGCCCCGTCGCGAGGCGCTGCTGAACGCCGCCGTCGAGGTCGTCGGGACGCACGGGCTGGCCGGGACGACGCACCGCACGGTCACCGAGGCCGCGGGCGTCCCGCTCGCCACCGCGAGCTACTACTTCTCCTCGATCGGCGAACTCGTCGCCGAGGCGTTGCAGACCTTCGTCCAGCGCCGCGCGGCGGAGATGGCGTCGATGGACCTCGGCGAGCTCCACGGCGTCCTCACCCCCGGCGACATCGCGGGCTGGTACGCCGCGAAGGTGATGGAGCTCGACGTCCCGCACCGCCTCGCGTTCTACGAGGTGCTCGTCAACGCGCCGCGCTCCCCCGAGCTCGCCGGCCCCGCCCGCGAGGCGCTCGCGACCTACCAGCAGGCGACCGAGGCGGGCCTCGCCGCCGTCGGCGCCCCCGCCGACCCGCGCCAGTCCCGGGCGTTCGTCGCCCTCGCGGTCGGGTTCGGACTGCTCCACCTCGTCGACCCCGGCGACGACGACGCCGACCAGCTCGTCGAGGGGATCCGCGACCTCTTCCTCGGCCAGGAGCGCTCCGCCGCCGACCCCGAGGGCGTCGCCGAACGCCTCGCCACCCCCGCCCAGGCCCCCGCCGACCGCTGA
- a CDS encoding esterase/lipase family protein, whose translation MKLVRRAAVRATAAASATAALVALAVAGPLGLGTAAADVPPDHALFLPEPALRGANDFSCKPTADKPNPVVLVHGFGATASENWYFFAPHLAAQGYCVFAKTYGQDARYPSRGGVQPMERSAAELAAFVDEVLAATGAKKVDIVGHSEGAIMPRWYLKFGGGSKKVEHFVGWAGPNHGTDIWGITELRALVPGWDTYMGAYCGPCPQFMPGSDFLTKLNAGDETPGSTHYTVIVTKYDEIVTPYQTSFLEGAENLVLQEVDPMNWAGHASMAADALTFDLTLKALQAHAH comes from the coding sequence GTGAAGCTCGTTCGCCGCGCAGCCGTCAGAGCCACCGCCGCCGCGTCCGCCACCGCCGCCCTGGTCGCCCTGGCCGTGGCCGGCCCGCTGGGTCTCGGCACCGCGGCGGCCGACGTGCCCCCGGACCACGCCCTGTTCCTCCCCGAACCCGCGCTGCGGGGGGCCAACGACTTCTCCTGCAAGCCCACGGCCGACAAGCCGAACCCGGTCGTCCTCGTCCACGGCTTCGGCGCGACGGCGAGCGAGAACTGGTACTTCTTCGCCCCGCACCTCGCGGCCCAGGGCTACTGCGTCTTCGCCAAGACCTACGGCCAGGACGCGCGCTACCCGAGCCGCGGCGGCGTGCAGCCGATGGAGCGCTCCGCCGCCGAGCTCGCCGCGTTCGTCGACGAGGTCTTGGCCGCCACCGGCGCGAAGAAGGTCGACATCGTCGGGCACTCCGAGGGCGCGATCATGCCCCGCTGGTACCTGAAGTTCGGTGGCGGGAGCAAGAAGGTCGAGCACTTCGTCGGCTGGGCCGGCCCGAACCACGGCACCGACATCTGGGGCATCACCGAACTGCGCGCGCTGGTCCCGGGCTGGGACACCTACATGGGGGCGTACTGCGGCCCGTGCCCGCAGTTCATGCCGGGCTCGGACTTTCTCACCAAGCTCAACGCCGGCGACGAGACGCCGGGCTCGACCCACTACACGGTCATCGTCACCAAGTACGACGAGATCGTGACGCCGTATCAGACGAGCTTCCTCGAGGGCGCGGAGAACCTCGTCCTCCAGGAGGTCGACCCGATGAACTGGGCCGGCCACGCCTCGATGGCCGCCGATGCCCTCACCTTCGACCTGACCCTCAAGGCCCTGCAGGCGCACGCCCATTGA
- a CDS encoding lipase family alpha/beta hydrolase, which translates to MRRSLAAGLLSAALLVGALPAPAAAVPADTGPALSVDKSKLIAALKCNGGEAGRTPVLLVPGTTLNPELNFDWNWTQAFLLEKRAFCSIELPEQAMADVQVAAEYVVFAIRTMRARTGGKISVIGHSQGGMIGRWALKFWPDTRRMVDDLIGLAPSNHGTQAANVLCNPDCAPAIWQQREGSEFNRVLDDGPETWSGISYTVLYTSTDGVIVPPENSRLTTGQGEIANVLLSDACPGHLSDHLAIGTYDAVSHALALDALDHPGPARVDRFDRAACTEPTQPGVNRQFMAVHYTRMVAAIAGTIAGTPHVSAEPELAPYAR; encoded by the coding sequence ATGAGGCGCTCGCTGGCCGCGGGCCTGCTCAGCGCGGCGCTGCTCGTGGGCGCGCTCCCGGCCCCGGCGGCGGCGGTGCCGGCCGACACCGGTCCCGCGCTGTCGGTCGACAAGAGCAAGCTCATCGCCGCCCTGAAGTGCAACGGCGGCGAGGCCGGGCGGACGCCGGTGCTGCTCGTCCCCGGCACGACGCTGAACCCCGAGCTGAACTTCGACTGGAACTGGACGCAGGCGTTCCTGCTCGAGAAGCGCGCGTTCTGCTCGATCGAGCTGCCCGAGCAGGCGATGGCGGACGTCCAGGTCGCCGCGGAGTACGTCGTATTCGCGATCCGCACGATGCGGGCGCGCACCGGCGGGAAGATCTCGGTGATCGGCCACAGCCAGGGCGGGATGATCGGGCGCTGGGCGCTGAAGTTCTGGCCCGACACCCGGCGCATGGTCGACGACCTGATCGGGCTCGCGCCGTCCAACCACGGGACGCAGGCCGCGAACGTGCTGTGCAACCCGGACTGCGCGCCCGCGATCTGGCAGCAGCGGGAGGGCTCGGAGTTCAACCGCGTCCTCGACGACGGCCCGGAGACGTGGTCGGGCATCAGCTACACGGTGCTGTACACCTCGACCGACGGCGTCATCGTCCCGCCGGAAAACTCACGTCTGACGACGGGTCAGGGCGAGATCGCGAACGTGCTGCTGAGCGACGCGTGCCCGGGCCATCTCTCCGACCACCTCGCGATCGGGACCTACGACGCGGTCTCGCACGCGCTCGCGCTCGACGCCCTCGACCACCCGGGCCCGGCCCGCGTGGACCGCTTCGACCGCGCCGCCTGCACCGAGCCCACTCAGCCGGGCGTGAACCGGCAATTCATGGCCGTCCACTACACCCGGATGGTGGCCGCGATCGCCGGGACGATCGCGGGCACCCCGCACGTCAGCGCCGAACCGGAGCTCGCCCCCTACGCACGCTGA
- a CDS encoding thioredoxin family protein: protein MPIPSHMVPLGTPASDFSLPALDGRTVSLGDFAAAPALLVAFLCNHCPYVKHVESTLGPLLDKLADQGLASVGICSNDTDAYPDDGPEGLAEQVARAGFTFPYLIDATQEVAKAYRAACTPDFFLFDADRRLAWRGQFDESRPSTGGPVTGDTLREAVELVLAGQPVPEPHQPSAGCGIKWKPGNSPA from the coding sequence ATGCCCATCCCGTCCCACATGGTCCCGCTCGGTACGCCGGCGTCCGACTTCTCCCTGCCCGCGCTCGACGGGCGCACGGTCTCGCTCGGCGACTTCGCCGCCGCCCCGGCGCTGCTCGTGGCGTTCCTGTGCAACCACTGCCCGTACGTGAAGCACGTCGAGAGCACCCTCGGGCCGCTGCTCGACAAGCTCGCGGACCAGGGGCTGGCGAGCGTCGGCATCTGCAGCAACGACACCGACGCGTACCCCGACGACGGGCCCGAGGGCCTGGCTGAGCAGGTCGCGCGCGCGGGGTTCACGTTCCCGTACCTGATCGACGCGACCCAGGAGGTCGCGAAGGCCTACCGCGCCGCGTGCACGCCGGACTTCTTCCTCTTCGACGCCGACCGCCGGCTCGCGTGGCGCGGGCAGTTCGACGAGTCCCGCCCGAGCACCGGTGGACCCGTCACCGGCGACACCCTGCGCGAGGCCGTCGAGCTCGTTCTCGCCGGGCAGCCGGTGCCCGAACCGCACCAGCCGAGCGCGGGCTGCGGCATCAAGTGGAAGCCCGGGAACTCCCCCGCATGA
- a CDS encoding aromatic ring-hydroxylating oxygenase subunit alpha, whose protein sequence is MTQTDTPIEFGAQTLPDPSGRVTPYRDPVALVGALLAHIDAGTTDLGPRVGRVPVAHYTDPARMQAELDLLRRTPVAFCPAAAVREPGSYVARESAGVPLLVVRGKDGTVRAFRNACRHRGTAIAEGAGCAHSFVCPFHGWVYALDGSLSHVPDAYGFEGIDLTTRALTPVACLEQGGLVFVQQEGEPRFDLVADVPGLTDDQVVVVRERIPVEGNWKVLVEGFLEGYHIRQTHRSTFFPMGYDNLTVVEHAGRHSRVAFPFRRIESFRDTPPVEWHLGKALTIVDQIFPNAVIARLTAHSAFVAIEPVSQTRTILDITKVAIPEPDGSIADAVHRDIEFVENGLLEDRAMAEAVQRGMQARIEDVVFGRFESALTHFHDGLAAELGA, encoded by the coding sequence ATGACGCAGACCGACACCCCGATCGAGTTCGGGGCGCAGACCCTGCCCGACCCGTCCGGCCGCGTGACGCCCTACCGCGACCCGGTCGCGCTCGTGGGCGCGCTGCTGGCGCACATCGACGCCGGCACCACCGACCTCGGGCCGCGGGTCGGCCGCGTCCCCGTCGCGCACTACACCGACCCGGCGCGGATGCAGGCGGAGCTGGACCTGCTGCGGCGGACGCCGGTCGCGTTCTGCCCGGCGGCGGCAGTGCGGGAGCCGGGGTCCTACGTCGCGCGCGAGTCGGCCGGCGTGCCCCTGCTGGTCGTGCGCGGCAAGGACGGCACGGTTCGCGCGTTCCGCAACGCCTGCCGGCACCGGGGCACGGCGATCGCCGAGGGTGCCGGGTGCGCGCACTCGTTCGTGTGCCCGTTCCACGGCTGGGTCTACGCACTCGACGGTTCGCTCTCGCACGTCCCGGACGCCTACGGGTTCGAGGGCATTGACCTGACGACCCGCGCGCTGACCCCCGTCGCCTGCCTCGAGCAGGGCGGGCTGGTCTTCGTCCAGCAGGAGGGCGAGCCGCGCTTCGATCTCGTCGCGGACGTCCCCGGCCTGACGGACGATCAGGTCGTCGTGGTCCGCGAGCGCATTCCCGTCGAGGGCAACTGGAAGGTGCTCGTCGAGGGATTCCTCGAGGGCTATCACATCCGCCAGACGCACCGCTCGACGTTCTTCCCGATGGGCTACGACAACCTCACCGTCGTCGAGCACGCCGGCCGGCACTCGCGCGTCGCGTTCCCGTTCCGGCGCATCGAGAGCTTCCGCGACACCCCGCCGGTCGAGTGGCACCTGGGCAAGGCGCTCACGATCGTCGACCAGATTTTCCCGAACGCCGTTATCGCGCGCCTGACCGCGCACAGCGCCTTCGTCGCGATCGAGCCGGTCAGCCAGACCCGCACGATCCTCGACATCACGAAGGTCGCGATCCCGGAGCCGGACGGTTCCATCGCCGACGCCGTGCACCGCGACATCGAGTTCGTCGAGAACGGCCTGCTGGAGGACCGCGCGATGGCCGAGGCCGTGCAGCGCGGCATGCAGGCTCGGATCGAGGACGTCGTCTTCGGCCGGTTCGAGTCGGCCCTGACCCACTTCCACGACGGGCTGGCGGCCGAGCTCGGGGCTTAG
- the paaA gene encoding 1,2-phenylacetyl-CoA epoxidase subunit PaaA translates to MEQQAHFEAVLAADERIEPRDWMPEKYRATLIRQIAQHAHSEIIGMQPEGAWLTRAPSLRRKAILLAKVQDEAGHGMYLYSAAETLGVDRADLLDRLHTGAQKYSTIFNYPTLTWADVGVIGWLVDGAAIVNQVPLCRCSYGPYARAMIRICKEESFHQRQGFEMLLALRDGTDAQREMLQDAVNRWWWPSLMMFGPPDAASTNTAQSMAWRIKRHTNDELRQRFVDMTAPQADVLGVTLPDENLRWNEERKSYDFGEIDWDEFARVVKGDGPCNAERIERRVAAHTEGAWVREAALAYARKRAATVDAA, encoded by the coding sequence ATGGAGCAGCAGGCGCACTTCGAGGCGGTCCTGGCCGCGGACGAGCGGATCGAGCCCCGGGACTGGATGCCCGAGAAGTACCGGGCGACGCTGATCCGCCAGATCGCGCAGCACGCCCACTCGGAGATCATCGGGATGCAGCCCGAGGGGGCGTGGCTGACGCGGGCCCCGTCGCTGCGACGCAAGGCGATCCTGCTCGCGAAGGTGCAGGACGAGGCCGGCCACGGGATGTACCTGTACTCCGCCGCGGAGACGCTCGGCGTCGACCGCGCGGATCTGCTCGACCGGCTCCACACGGGCGCGCAGAAGTACTCGACGATCTTCAACTATCCGACGCTCACCTGGGCCGACGTCGGCGTCATCGGCTGGCTGGTCGACGGCGCGGCGATCGTGAACCAGGTCCCGCTGTGCCGGTGCTCCTACGGGCCGTACGCCCGCGCGATGATCCGCATCTGCAAGGAGGAGTCCTTCCATCAGCGGCAGGGCTTCGAGATGCTCCTCGCTCTCCGGGACGGGACCGACGCTCAGCGCGAGATGCTCCAGGACGCCGTCAACCGCTGGTGGTGGCCGTCGCTGATGATGTTCGGCCCGCCGGACGCCGCGTCGACCAACACCGCCCAGTCGATGGCGTGGCGGATCAAGCGTCACACCAACGATGAGCTTCGGCAGCGCTTCGTCGACATGACGGCCCCTCAGGCGGACGTGCTCGGCGTGACGCTGCCCGACGAGAATCTGCGGTGGAACGAGGAGCGGAAGTCCTACGACTTCGGCGAGATCGACTGGGACGAGTTCGCCCGCGTCGTGAAGGGTGACGGCCCGTGCAACGCCGAGCGCATCGAGCGCCGCGTCGCCGCGCACACCGAGGGGGCGTGGGTCCGGGAGGCCGCGCTGGCCTACGCGAGGAAGCGGGCCGCGACGGTGGACGCGGCATGA
- the paaB gene encoding 1,2-phenylacetyl-CoA epoxidase subunit PaaB, with amino-acid sequence MSDWPLWEVFVRPRRGLGHAHVGSLHAPDAKLALRNARDLYTRRQEGVSIWVVPADAITASSPEEKDAFFDPAGDKVYRHPTFYTLPPEVDHL; translated from the coding sequence GTGAGCGACTGGCCTCTCTGGGAGGTGTTCGTGCGGCCCCGGCGCGGCCTCGGGCACGCGCACGTCGGCAGTCTGCACGCGCCCGACGCGAAGCTGGCGCTGCGCAACGCGCGCGACCTCTACACCCGCCGGCAGGAGGGCGTCTCGATCTGGGTCGTCCCCGCCGACGCGATCACCGCGTCGAGCCCGGAGGAGAAGGACGCGTTCTTCGACCCCGCCGGCGACAAGGTCTACCGGCACCCGACCTTCTACACGCTGCCGCCCGAGGTGGATCACCTGTGA
- the paaC gene encoding 1,2-phenylacetyl-CoA epoxidase subunit PaaC produces MTSPNAVAAYALALGDDALILGQRLLEWITNAPELEEEVALANISLDLLGQARALLTYAGSFDGRDEDALAYRRAPEQFRCVHLVERPNGDFGATVARQLLFSAYQYELYAALTRSSDPTLAGVAGKAVKEVAYHRDHATMWTLRLGDGTGESHRRMQAGLEAMWSFAEELFAPDSATAGLVGLGAAVDASSLRPAWSKYVEAVLSEATLTVPQVESAPGGGRAGVRTPEFAALIEEMTSLHRAHPGATW; encoded by the coding sequence GTGACGTCGCCGAACGCCGTCGCGGCCTACGCCCTCGCCCTCGGCGACGACGCGCTGATCCTCGGGCAGCGGCTGCTCGAGTGGATCACCAACGCGCCCGAGCTCGAGGAGGAGGTCGCGCTCGCCAACATCTCCCTCGACCTGCTCGGTCAGGCCCGTGCGCTGCTGACCTACGCCGGGTCGTTCGACGGTCGCGACGAGGACGCGCTGGCCTACCGGCGCGCGCCGGAGCAGTTCCGCTGCGTCCACCTCGTCGAGCGTCCCAACGGCGACTTCGGCGCCACCGTCGCGCGCCAACTGCTGTTCTCGGCCTACCAGTACGAGCTCTACGCCGCGCTGACCCGCAGCTCCGACCCGACGCTCGCCGGCGTGGCGGGCAAGGCGGTCAAGGAGGTCGCGTACCACCGCGACCACGCGACGATGTGGACGCTGCGCCTCGGGGACGGCACGGGGGAGTCGCACCGACGCATGCAGGCCGGGCTGGAGGCCATGTGGTCGTTCGCCGAGGAGCTGTTCGCGCCGGACTCGGCCACCGCCGGGCTGGTCGGCCTCGGGGCGGCCGTCGACGCCTCGTCGCTGCGGCCCGCGTGGTCGAAGTACGTCGAGGCCGTCCTGTCCGAGGCGACGCTGACGGTGCCTCAGGTCGAGTCGGCGCCCGGCGGCGGACGCGCGGGCGTCCGGACGCCGGAGTTCGCCGCGCTGATCGAGGAGATGACCTCGCTGCACCGCGCCCACCCGGGGGCGACATGGTGA
- the paaD gene encoding 1,2-phenylacetyl-CoA epoxidase subunit PaaD yields MVTAADVRSTEQAIRAAVAGVLDPELPLITIADLGILRDVEMDGTAAVVTITPTYSGCPAMEAIANEVRAAATAAGATDVEVRTVLAPAWTTDWITETGRATLAAHGIAPPSPRRGDGPVALALSVRCPQCGSLNTRELSRFSGTACKALHACNDCKEPFERMKAH; encoded by the coding sequence ATGGTGACCGCCGCCGATGTTCGCTCCACCGAGCAGGCGATCCGCGCCGCCGTCGCCGGGGTCCTCGACCCCGAGCTGCCGCTGATCACGATCGCCGACCTCGGCATCCTCCGCGACGTCGAGATGGACGGCACCGCCGCCGTCGTCACCATCACCCCGACCTACTCCGGCTGCCCCGCGATGGAGGCGATCGCGAACGAGGTCCGCGCGGCCGCGACCGCCGCCGGCGCGACCGACGTCGAGGTCCGCACCGTCCTCGCCCCGGCCTGGACGACCGACTGGATCACCGAGACCGGCCGCGCGACCCTCGCCGCGCACGGCATCGCGCCGCCGAGCCCGCGCCGCGGTGACGGCCCGGTCGCGTTGGCGCTCTCCGTGCGCTGCCCGCAGTGCGGGTCGCTGAACACCCGCGAGCTCTCGCGGTTCTCGGGGACGGCCTGCAAGGCCCTGCACGCCTGCAACGACTGCAAGGAGCCCTTCGAGCGGATGAAGGCGCACTGA
- the paaE gene encoding 1,2-phenylacetyl-CoA epoxidase subunit PaaE: protein MTVVEETAPGVRAAFHTLTVAAVEPLTSDSVAVTFDVPPELAEAYRFRPGQHLTIRSDHGRANARRSYSIATPVGGPLRIGIKRLPGGAFSTWACSDLRPGMQLEVMTPKGNFGTDISPDTARHHVALGAGSGITPLLSIVASVLAGEPRSTVTLLYGSRGSAQIMFGEELADLKDTYPSRFQLLHFLSREPQASPLRAGRLDADKLNSVLGPLVPLDADAWYLCGPNDAVGTWAGVLQARGVDPERVHREIFHRGAPVSPAKVDTTHVDGPHSTVYFTLDGRSGEVEIGPEETVLDGVLRLRPDAPYACRGGVCGTCRATVTSGTAAMDANFALEDDELERGFVLTCQARPTGPELTVDYDR from the coding sequence ATGACGGTGGTCGAGGAGACGGCGCCGGGAGTCCGCGCCGCGTTCCACACGCTGACCGTGGCGGCGGTCGAACCGCTGACCTCGGACTCGGTCGCGGTCACCTTCGACGTCCCGCCCGAGCTCGCGGAGGCGTACCGGTTCCGGCCCGGCCAGCACCTGACGATCCGCAGCGACCACGGGCGGGCGAACGCGCGCCGCAGCTATTCGATCGCCACGCCCGTCGGCGGTCCGCTGCGCATCGGCATCAAGCGGCTGCCCGGCGGAGCGTTCTCCACGTGGGCGTGTTCGGACCTGCGCCCCGGCATGCAACTCGAGGTGATGACGCCGAAGGGCAATTTCGGCACCGACATCTCGCCCGACACCGCGCGGCACCACGTCGCGCTCGGAGCGGGGTCCGGCATCACGCCGCTGCTCTCGATCGTGGCGAGCGTGCTGGCGGGGGAGCCGAGGAGCACCGTCACGCTGCTCTACGGCAGCCGCGGGTCGGCGCAGATCATGTTCGGCGAGGAGCTCGCGGACCTCAAGGACACGTACCCGTCGCGGTTCCAGCTGCTGCACTTCCTCTCCCGGGAGCCGCAGGCGTCGCCGCTGCGGGCCGGTCGCCTGGACGCCGACAAGCTCAACAGCGTCCTCGGCCCGCTGGTCCCGCTCGACGCCGACGCCTGGTACCTGTGCGGCCCGAACGACGCGGTCGGCACGTGGGCCGGCGTCCTGCAGGCGCGGGGGGTGGACCCGGAGCGGGTGCACCGCGAGATCTTCCACCGCGGGGCGCCGGTGTCGCCGGCGAAGGTCGACACCACGCACGTCGACGGCCCGCACAGCACCGTGTACTTCACGCTCGACGGGCGCAGCGGCGAGGTCGAGATCGGCCCGGAGGAGACCGTGCTCGACGGTGTGCTCCGCCTGCGCCCGGACGCCCCGTACGCCTGCCGGGGCGGCGTCTGCGGCACCTGCCGCGCCACCGTCACCTCCGGCACGGCTGCCATGGACGCCAACTTCGCCCTCGAGGACGACGAACTCGAACGCGGCTTCGTGCTCACGTGCCAGGCCCGGCCGACCGGCCCCGAGCTGACCGTGGACTACGACCGATGA
- the paaI gene encoding hydroxyphenylacetyl-CoA thioesterase PaaI: MTAPDPLKVADAVAHAMMLNDRASNAAGIELVSVAPGKVTLRMTVTKDHVNGFDICHGGVLFLFADTAFAVCCNSHGPQTVASGGEITFCRPASVGEVLTARAVERTRFGRSGVYDVTVTRDDGEIVAEFRGRSRTIGETQPGSDGVRITERLT, from the coding sequence ATGACCGCGCCCGATCCGCTGAAGGTCGCGGACGCCGTCGCCCACGCGATGATGCTCAACGACCGGGCGTCCAACGCGGCCGGCATCGAACTCGTGTCCGTCGCGCCGGGTAAGGTCACCCTGCGGATGACGGTGACGAAGGATCACGTCAACGGCTTCGACATCTGTCACGGCGGCGTGCTGTTCCTGTTCGCCGACACCGCGTTCGCCGTGTGCTGCAACAGTCACGGCCCTCAGACTGTCGCCTCCGGCGGCGAAATCACTTTCTGCCGGCCCGCGTCCGTCGGCGAGGTCCTGACCGCGCGTGCGGTGGAACGGACGCGCTTCGGCCGCAGCGGCGTGTACGACGTGACCGTGACGCGGGACGACGGCGAGATCGTCGCCGAGTTCCGCGGCCGGTCGCGCACTATCGGCGAGACCCAGCCCGGCTCGGACGGCGTTCGAATCACGGAGCGACTGACATGA
- a CDS encoding AMP-binding protein: protein MTDTAHAVLDPIETASADEVAALAEERLRWSVRHAYSNAPATQAAFDAAGAHPDDISGLADLAKLPFTTKADLRADNWGRFAVPREQLARIHASSGTTGLATVVGYTRDDIDTWAALMARSIRAAGGRPGQTIHIAYGYGLFTGGLGAHYGAEKLGCTAVPVSSGLTERQIKLIGDLQPQVIMVTPSYLLAIGDEMERMGVDPASTSLRVGILGAEPWTEAMRAEIESRFGMAAVDIYGLSEVMGPGVAQECGETKDGLHIWADHFWPEIVDPQTGDPLPEGERGELVLTSLTKQAFPVIRYRTGDLTRLLPGTARPGFPRIERITGRADDMMIVRGANAYPSQVEQMVLRVPGLSPHFLCVLTRPERLDVLTVRTEARPDVESSRYADLAGQLERLLLAELGLGARVEVGEPGAIERSVGKAKRVLDLR from the coding sequence ATGACTGACACCGCCCACGCAGTCCTCGACCCCATCGAGACCGCCTCCGCCGACGAGGTGGCCGCCCTCGCGGAGGAGCGACTGCGCTGGTCGGTGCGACACGCGTACTCCAACGCCCCGGCGACGCAGGCCGCGTTCGACGCGGCCGGCGCCCATCCGGACGACATCTCCGGCCTGGCCGACCTGGCCAAGCTGCCCTTCACCACCAAGGCCGACCTGCGCGCCGACAACTGGGGCCGCTTCGCGGTCCCGCGGGAGCAGCTCGCGCGCATCCACGCTTCCAGCGGGACGACCGGCCTCGCGACCGTGGTCGGCTACACGCGTGACGACATCGACACCTGGGCCGCGTTGATGGCCCGTTCGATCCGCGCGGCCGGGGGCCGGCCGGGGCAGACGATCCACATCGCCTACGGCTACGGCCTGTTCACCGGTGGCCTTGGCGCGCACTACGGCGCGGAGAAGCTCGGCTGCACCGCCGTGCCGGTTTCCAGTGGCCTGACTGAGCGTCAGATCAAGTTGATCGGCGACCTGCAGCCCCAGGTCATCATGGTCACGCCGTCCTACCTGCTCGCGATCGGGGACGAGATGGAGCGGATGGGCGTCGACCCGGCGTCGACCTCACTGCGGGTCGGCATCCTTGGCGCCGAGCCGTGGACCGAGGCGATGCGCGCGGAGATCGAGTCCCGGTTCGGCATGGCCGCCGTCGACATCTACGGCCTGTCGGAGGTGATGGGCCCGGGCGTCGCGCAGGAGTGCGGTGAGACCAAGGACGGCCTGCACATCTGGGCCGACCACTTCTGGCCGGAGATCGTCGACCCGCAGACCGGTGACCCGCTGCCCGAGGGCGAACGCGGCGAGCTCGTGCTGACCTCGCTGACCAAGCAGGCTTTCCCGGTCATCCGCTACCGCACCGGGGACCTGACGCGGCTGCTGCCCGGCACCGCGCGTCCCGGCTTCCCGCGCATCGAGCGCATCACCGGCCGCGCCGACGACATGATGATCGTCCGCGGCGCGAACGCCTACCCCTCGCAGGTCGAGCAGATGGTGCTACGGGTGCCCGGGCTCTCGCCGCACTTCCTCTGCGTCCTGACCCGGCCCGAGCGGCTCGACGTCCTCACCGTCCGCACCGAGGCCCGGCCCGACGTCGAGTCCTCGCGCTACGCCGACCTCGCCGGCCAGCTCGAACGGCTCCTGCTCGCCGAGCTCGGCCTCGGCGCGCGGGTCGAGGTGGGGGAGCCCGGCGCCATCGAACGGTCGGTCGGCAAGGCCAAGCGGGTGCTGGACCTGCGATGA